Below is a genomic region from Armatimonadota bacterium.
TGGCCACCACTTCCTCGTTTGAGTCCAGCAGGCCCGGGGAGTTCATCATCTCCGCCAGGCCCAGCACCCACTTGTCCTGCATCAAGACCTCGAGGTCATAGGCAGAGACCTCCGCGCCCGCGCTCTCCAAGGAGCTGGCAGGCACGCAGGACGAGGCCATCAGGAACACGCTGAGCGGGTTGTACTTGGCCGCCTGCAGCATGTAACGTATGCCACTCATGCCCAGCACGTTGGCGATCTCGTGCGGATCGGCGATCACCGTGGTGGTGCCTCTCGGCACGACCGCGCGCGCGAACTCCGGGACGCTCACCAGCGCGCTCTCGATGTGCACGTGTCCGTCAATGAACCCGGGAGCCAGGAACGATCCCCCCAGGTCGCAGACCTCGCGGGCTTGATACGCGCCGCGGTCCGGACCAGCGGCGATCCCGGCTATCCGCTCGCCGAGTATGGCGACGTCGGACCCCACAACGGCCTGGTCGTACAGGTCTATGACGCGTGCGTTGGTCAGCAGAAGGTCGGCGGGCTCCCTGCCCCTGGCGACCTGGATGAGCCGTGCGAGGTCCATTGTAGCGGGGTTCACCGGGTCGGTTCAGGGTTCCTGCGCAGCGGGCGGGTCGCCGCCTGCAGGCAGGAAAGGCCGGCAGGGAAGGCCGACGGGGAGGGCAGGCAGGAAAGCGGTCCGATGCTCGTTGAACCGTGAAAGCAGATGGACATTCTGCTCCCACGCACGCTCGACGAGGCCCTCGGCTTGAAGTCGAAGCATCCCGAGGCCATTGCCTTTGCCGGCGGGACCGACCTGATGGTCGAGCTGAACCTCGGCCGCCGCCTGCCCCGGATGGCTTTGGACATCTACCGGCTTCCCGAACTGCGGCAATGGTATATCCAGGACGGTACGCTCTTCCTCGGCGCAGGGATGACATACAGCCGGATCATCCGGGAACTGCCCGAATTCACCGCGCTGGCTCAGGCGTCGCGTTCGGTGGGTTCGCCGCAGATCCGCAACCGGGGCACCATCGGCGGCAATCTGGGCACCGCATCTCCGGCAGGAGACGCGCTGCCCGTGCTGGCCGCCTGCGACGCCGAGGTCGTGCTCGCCAGGGACGGCGACCGCACCAGGACGCTCCCTTGGCACCGGTTCCTGGTCGGTCCCAAGAAGACCGCGATCGAGCCCGACGAGTTGATCCTCGGCGCGCGCTGGCATGTCACGCGCGGCCCCGGCT
It encodes:
- a CDS encoding xanthine dehydrogenase family protein subunit M — encoded protein: MDILLPRTLDEALGLKSKHPEAIAFAGGTDLMVELNLGRRLPRMALDIYRLPELRQWYIQDGTLFLGAGMTYSRIIRELPEFTALAQASRSVGSPQIRNRGTIGGNLGTASPAGDALPVLAACDAEVVLARDGDRTRTLPWHRFLVGPKKTAIEPDELILGARWHVTRGPGSFSKVGRRNAMVIAIASLCLVLDEDRHAVRVALGSVGPTVLRAPEAEAFAADALAGAGAWGDPAAHVPPQVLEAFGERVAAAARPIDDIRGTAAYRRHACAVLARRALRWALEDRLPGPGGGGPASRGARC